A DNA window from Trypanosoma brucei brucei TREU927 chromosome 10, whole genome shotgun sequence contains the following coding sequences:
- a CDS encoding kinetoplast DNA-associated protein, putative, protein MFRACLRFLAVSPFTLFMMDQKNNPALKGCAISKRGKLLSKMYKELSQNQRRELNMRAARHPNLGKRSKTEITDEKRSSRRKSKGTFATFVKNNYASVRGLNYRKRFAALSKLYNLSRPIQMEEVIKSMPKGHSLAALPGGKGSASVKAKEKEVVIAKAVQDASEMLRAAQKEGGKSDTSEKKPTRKGRGAPKKEEKPTQKEKKVTKKK, encoded by the coding sequence ATGTTCCGCGCTTGTTTGCGTTTTCTAGCTGTGAGTCCCTTCACACTTTTTATGATGGATCAAAAAAACAATCCCGCACTGAAGGGATGTGCTATCTCTAAGAGAGGGAAATTACTCTCTAAGATGTATAAGGAACTCTCGCAAAACCAACGGCGTGAACTTAATATGCGTGCCGCCCGCCATCCGAACCTTGGGAAGCGGTCGAAGACAGAAATAACTGATGAAAAGCGCTCGTCGCGTCGCAAGAGCAAAGGAACTTTCGCAACGTTTGTGAAGAATAACTACGCATCAGTGCGTGGATTGAATTATCGCAAGCGGTTTGCAGCACTTTCCAAGTTATATAACTTATCCCGGCCTATACAAATGGAGGAAGTAATTAAAAGTATGCCAAAAGGGCATTCCCTTGCTGCGTTGCCTGGAGGAAAGGGTTCCGCTAGTGTTAAggcaaaagagaaggaagtagTAATAGCGAAGGCAGTTCAGGACGCTAGTGAAATGTTGCGAGCGGCgcaaaaagaagggggaaaatccGATACaagtgaaaagaaaccaacaCGGAAGGGACGGGGAGCAccgaaaaaggaagagaaaccaactcaaaaagaaaagaaggtaacgaaaaaaaagtga
- a CDS encoding ethanolaminephosphotransferase, putative encodes MNAPHRTPGSNSAGNTGPGSHRSRCISLDPRVHEHIPPHFLPNLAKYKYSGSDSGIISNYVMQPYWNFIVSLVPMTVAPNAITVTGFVMCLSSALLVMFFYYFGNAEYPCWVWLYAVICLFAYQTLDAIDGKQARRTNTGSPLGELFDHGCDVILTPFVQMMICCALNTPPCVTFVYITLSSCAVFGAIWEQFVTGTLDFGYVNGPTDGILLACGIFLITAIMSPAVWDTQVAGPYEVPLPSWLGSCGGSFVIGSVRSMLFTFYVVSGTLTLLTNILHVLKRPNIQKPGMAVTTALPVVCLLVLHVWMYLVYRPIHEKYPYALELSFHVLISYTATRMTVSRLCAMPFNLFSGLFIITLLFTVAPLFIHTYLPLAEEKYVLPSLGSATVALAVLGFWQYFHMILSVITQMAYFLRISVFSITSRHDSNTKWE; translated from the coding sequence ATGAACGCGCCTCACAGAACTCCCGGCAGCAATTCCGCTGGGAATACCGGCCCCGGGTCACACCGGTCCCGCTGCATTAGTTTAGATCCACGGGTTCATGAACACATTCCACCGCATTTCCTACCGAATTTGgccaaatacaaatatagcGGTAGTGACTCTGGCATAATTTCGAACTATGTCATGCAGCCATACTGGAACTTTATCGTAAGTCTTGTTCCCATGACTGTCGCGCCCAACGCCATTACCGTCACGGGGTTTGTGATGTGCCTCTCTTCTGCGCTTTTGGTTATGTTCTTTTACTACTTCGGAAATGCCGAGTATCCTTGTTGGGTGTGGCTGTATGCCGTCATATGCCTTTTTGCGTACCAGACACTTGATGCAATAGATGGAAAACAGGCCCGTCGTACTAATACGGGGTCACCACTTGGTGAATTGTTTGACCATGGGTGTGACGTCATATTAACACCTTTTGTACAAATGATGATATGCTGTGCTCTAAATACGCCTCCCTGTGTTACCTTTGTGTACATCACACTCTCATCATGCGCAGTCTTTGGTGCCATCTGGGAGCAGTTTGTCACCGGTACACTTGACTTCGGTTACGTCAATGGTCCCACTGACGGCATATTGCTCGCGTGCGGTATTTTTCTCATCACAGCCATCATGTCACCAGCCGTGTGGGATACTCAAGTGGCTGGACCTTACGAGGTGCCGTTGCCGTCATGGTTAGGCAGTTGCGGTGGCTCGTTCGTGATTGGATCAGTGCGGAGTATGTTATTTACCTTTTATGTGGTATCTGGGACTCTGACACTGCTAACAAACATATTGCATGTTTTAAAAAGGCCAAACATTCAGAAACCTGGTATGGCCGTGACAACTGCCCTACCGGTTGTCTGCTTGCTGGTACTTCACGTCTGGATGTATCTGGTTTACCGCCCCATCCATGAGAAGTATCCATATGCACTGGAGTTGAGTTTTCACGTTTTGATATCTTACACTGCCACACGCATGACTGTTTCCAGGTTGTGCGCAATGCCGTTTAACCTTTTCAGTGGGTTGTTTATCATTACACTACTCTTCACTGTTGCTCCGCTCTTCATCCACACCTACTTGCCTCTTGCTGAGGAAAAATATGTATTGCCATCACTTGGCTCCGCCACAGTGGCGCTTGCAGTACTGGGGTTCTGGCAGTACTTCCATATGATTCTTTCCGTTATCACACAGATGGCGTACTTTCTTCGCATTTCGGTTTTTTCTATTACATCGCGTCATGACTCCAACACGAAGTGGGAGTAG